The DNA window tatttttattctttgcTTGGTTATTTCTaagaatatataattaataaaagtaaaatcgtAAAGCTTGTTTTCTTAAAACTAAACATTTTGATTCAAGTTTCACATAAAAACTAAAAGTCTTATCCCAATTTCTGAAATATGCACCTTTCtcaaaacatttaaatgtaaaaGTAATCAAAAGAAGTTTCTATAAATTGGATATTGATGGAATAATCTTTGGTTAAtattactaaaatttaaaataaaatatgaaattgaatccCCAATTAACTGAACAAATGCACCCAAAACATATGCACTAGTACACTTCCATATATATTGGATAAAACAGGCACCTAATCCTGAGATTATAGCACTACTTCGCCAAAAACCCTTTGTGTGATTCATTCCCACATTgaaaaatagtaatagtcatccACTTTGTGTCCAAATTCATGTACTAGATTGTCATATATTGAGTTGTGGGCAAAAATATACAACAAATGTGTGGGCTACGTACATATCCTAGATTTCTATATATTGCAAATGATCATcatggaaaataattttttagaaaaaaaaggtGATTAGaagattttttataatttgcaTGGGACTAAGAGAGGAGGCAAAACATAAAAATCCCCTCCACAAATATGATAAAATTATTAGATGCATTGTCACACTCATATTTTCTGTTTAGTGTAGCTTTCATTTATTGTCTTTGTCCATTGAATtcattccttcttcttctcactATATATGCTCTTTCCACTTCTCTCTCAGTCTCAGACTTAATGACTCCCATGATCACATTGATATTCCCAAAATTTGatccaaattagggttttcaacATATACATACCTAATCCTCTCTTCATCCCAATTGATCACCTCAATTTTGGGTTTTTAAGCGGATGAAGGAGTAAAAGGTAGATTCTTGGGATATCAAGAGGTAAAAAGTTTTCCTCTTCAgcataaaaagagaaaaaaaaaaaaagaaaaacaataagCCCTACATTTAATAAAGTccatcatattttttttatttcttttaaaattttatttgatttccATCTTTTGTTAAttgagggaacatcattttaggtacacgaactttgccaaagtatcattttaggtccgtgaactttgaaaatatcattttagatacacgaactttgagttagtatcatttgaggtccttttttactatttccagtTTTTTttagacgaaaataccctcaatacaaTTCATTTATTCCTAATACAATTCATTTATACTCATTTTTCCTCACAATCCGTATATTTTCTTCATCACAATTCGATAATACCAAAATTAATCTATATGTCAATTCATGGTGTAATTTCTACATATTTCGGTGTACGAATCTTCTgcttatataaataaattgctGCAATTCCACGCAATAAATTGCTGTAATATTAATCCATAAACTCCATACTTGTCACAAACTCCTTTTTCTGTAATTCCCACGCAATAAACTGCTGTATAATATTGTACTTATATTTTCATAATTACTACCACACATAACGTAATTATGCATACCTTTctgtaaaacattttgtatattaattgCATGATTGATgttcttaattaatttttactGTAATATATAAATTTGACACATAGAGATCAATTAAATAACTGAGTTTACTTCATGAATGAAtaacatttataaatatattgtgAGAAGAgcgaaaagaaaaaataatggtGCCAAAAAAATAACATTTAGTAGGAAAAATGAGTATAAATGAATTGTATTAGGAAATGAATTGTATTAGGAATAAATGAAttgtattgagggtattttcgtccaaaaaaatatgaaaatagtaaaaaggacctcaaatgatactaactcaaagttcgtgtacctaaaatgatattttcaaagttcacggacctaaaatgatactttggcaaagttcgtgtacctaaaatgatgttccctcttgtTAATTTTATCTTATTTCCTTCTTGGTTATGGTGTAACTagctaaaaaattatttgattggCGATGCTTCAGCTGACCTTAGTACCCCTGATTTACTAGTACTCTGAAATTAAAAGGTCTCGAATTCGGGTGCACCATAATACATTCTTTAATTTAAGTAAGGATGAAAACTTTCAACAATTGATACTCATTAAGAAAAATCAAATACTATGTATACTTCCtccatttcttaaaaataaaaactttagaaACAACAAGAGTtctaatgtaaaattggtaaattaagagaaaaagaaatagaaTTAGTGTTACTGGATTGTGGGGCTTATTTCCTAAAACAGAAATTTTCTATTCTTAGGAAACGGGAGAGAAGGAAAGAATTTCTACTTTTAGGAAACGGATGGTGCGTGATGTGTGGTTTTCTTGAATCTTTGCAGAGAACTTGATCGATGGCTTCCTCTACCTCGTACAACCCTCCCGGCGGCGGAAGTGCATCACGGGATGCGTCAACTCGCCGCACTTCCCGCCGGAGGAGTTGCTGAAGTTCGCCAACGTGCACAAGCTCGACACCTCACTTCCACATTAATCTCATCATTATCTCCACAATAATagatttgtttaattaatttgtgaCATAAAATTGTGTGTGTTTAAGGTATAATGTATACATGTACCCAAATAAGCATAtgtgattattttattattattttttttacttacttCCAGTGATTATAGTGCACTACACTTCCTCATTTGACAAAACAAGTACCTAAAACCATGAGATTATCTCCACTAGTTACTTCTCCAAAAATCCTTTGTGTAATTCATTCCCACATAGAAATTTACAAAGTCATCCACTCTGTGACAATTTTCAGGAACTAGATACTAGTATATGACAAAATTAGATGACTGTCATGACATAGTGGAGTTGGATCGGATTACATAAATTGCAAATTAACATTAACCAAAAAAACGATAATGGAGACGACTATGGTTATTAAATTACACACTCATAAAATCAATTGGGGATTGCTAGAAAAGaagattaattattttcttcttttaacTTTTGGTAGACTCTCCACTTACATCTCCTATATAATATAGATTAATAATTGTAAAATAGTATTGTAAAATAGtatttcatcttctattatcccTAGTGCCCACTTTGTACAAGTAGCTAGGTCACACTATCTACAGCACTCAATGATAAGGCAAGAATACAAAAAGAATGAGTTGGCAATCTGAGAATATGAAAGTGtaggaaaaataatatttttagaaaaaaaggtAACTAgaagaattttattttttttagacaTGTAACAGTAGAAAAAACAGAAATATGGCATGTAACAGTaagaaaaaacagaaatatGGCATGTAACAGTAAGAAAAAAATGGGGGATGCATCCCCTCCACAAGTATGATAAAAATTATTAGACACAGTATGACAACCATCTTTTCTCTTTAGTGTACCTCTCATTTATTATCTTTGTCCTTTGGCACTATATGCTCtttcctcctctctctctcagcCTTATTGCTTCCCATTATCACATTCAAATTCCCATAAATTTGATCCAAATTAGGGTTTCACCACATTGAGCATCTCAGTTTTTGGCTGTTGAAGAAGGAAAAGGTAGATTTTTGGGACCGCAAGGGTATATAGGTTTTATTCTTCTTCTGCATAAAAAAACAGTAAGCCCTCATCACAGGTAATTagaatttgttgttttttgtttCCTTTAATTGTTTCCTTTAATGTTGCTTTGATTTCCATCTTTTGTTTCTTTGTCTTAATTCTTCTGGATCAGTGTTTTTTAATTCATCTGAGATAATCAATTTTCTTGATTTAGGGTTTTTGGTGTAGCTTATTAGGAGTAATAAACTTATATTTTGATTAGCGCACACAATCTTCACATCATATTCTGTTTAACATAGATTATTGTAGATTATGACCTTTATTAGTATCTAGATCTGGAAACTAAATTCAGTTCAGATATTTATACATGTTAATATTTGTCTTACTTTTGTATTGTAGTCATGAGGGTGAGATTTAAGTTCAaaatcatatatataatatatatagggatgtattcatttccttttatagaggtgtgtgatcaaatattaactttttatagtaataactaataactaaatatcaattttgtatgttaaaaatatcaacacaaaaacattcATTTATCAATCTTAGtgtgttgataaacttatgtctttgtgctgatatttaaatttatatgttatattgatataattatatctttatgttgataattttaatacacagaattgaaagttattagttattactgtgaattagttagcacactaatGCAACCCTACCGGAAAATCTGCTCAATTTATGAGTTAAAAAAGGTATAAGCTCGTCGCAAATTACCTTGACCTCTGCAATTTGAtattcacattttttatttcagCAGAAAAGTAAATTTCAGACAGACAACCACCAACTAAAGGACATGCTTTTGGTACAATAGCCAAAGTCAAGAAAATCAACTGATGCACCAAAATAAATAGtacggagtatattttttttattgaaaaaaaaagtgaattgcAAAATCATTGATCGATCACAGGTATTAAGCTGATGATCAATTGTTTGATATTAATGGAATAAAAGTGTGTGTTTGCCTTGCCGCCTGCAAATTCCAATGAAATATgctaaaatacaaaacaaatttaaaatatactactgtACAAAATACAATGTAAAAACTATTTGGTGCTTTAGTTTTCGAGATAAAAAAGTCTCATATTCGAGTACACGGTATTTCAGTCtttaattcaatatttttttcgtccaatttaaaattaacataattgttttttgttgtataagaaagagtaaagttgATAGTATATGAATTAGTGTTCGAATTGTACaccccaaaaagaaaaatatgttaCTGGATTGAATAAGAGATGAAAAATTTCAAGAATATAAAAGACTTATGAAATAATTACTTGATAATATATTTCCTCAGACTTGTGTTTTTCTTGAAATCTTTGCAGAAAAATTGATCGATGGCTTCGTCAAGCTCTTACAACCCTCCCTGCGCCGCGTGCAAATTCCTGAGGCGGAAGTGCATCCCGGGATGCGTGTTCTCGCCGTACTTCCCGCCGGAGGAGCCGCAGAAGTTCGCCAACGTGCACAAGATCTTCGGCGCGAGCAACGTGGCGAAGCTGCTGAACGAGCTGCTCCCGCACCAGCGCGACGACGCGGTCAACTCCCTCGCCTACGAGGCCGAGGCCCGCGTCCGCGACCCCGTCTACGGCTGCATTGGCGCCATCACCTTCCTCCAGAGGCAGGTCGACCGCCTCCAGATGGAGCTCGATGCCTCCAATGCTGACCTCATCAGGTTCGCCTGCAGCAACGTCCCGCTGCAGGCGACCCAGCCCCCTCCCGCCGGTACCAGGAATGGCGGGAGATTTTATCAAGCAGGTGGTGGTGTGCAAATTTCATATGATGTGCCATGGAATGATATTTATAATTCTCATGGTGGAGGGATGGATGGGACTAATTGATGATATGATCATCTATTGCTAGGGTTTATGGTTGTGTTGGAGAAATAAAGAAGGTTTGAGTAATTGTGGTGTGAAAGGATATTAAGAGGTACTACTATATGTGTGTATGCACAAATATATAGTtaagattatattttttttcatttaaagaGTGTTTGTTTGAAGGGTGTTTGATATTTGTATGTGGATTTGAGAATTATTTTGAGTTGGTGATTGGTAAACTTTCATTTTAAGTGGTCGATAGATAAGAAAAAATGTGACCAAAACACATTTTAATTAGGTTAGATAGCTCATCTTGGGGTTATCTAGTTTAGCAAGAGTGCAAAATAGTGATCTAGTATTATTTTGACATATTTTCTAGCTTATATACATTCTCATTTATTGTTCAATTTTTGGTgtattttaattgaatatatataaGATTTGGCTTACTTGAAAAATCAATTGTAATAAAGAGTCTGATTTgctttaatatattttgttacaatgATTTCCCTATTTTTCTAGTAAGGTAAGCTAATATGAGGAGGGGCAATGTCATGAAGAAGTGAGAAGAATATTCAATCAGTTTGAAAAGATAAGTCTACTTGAAGTTAATTTTGGTTAAAAATGTCAATTCCATATCAAATATCAAACCCCACCCCATCTCCCacggtaaaaaaaatgaaatatatataaataaaaaatataatctgGTTAGACTACACACATCAAATTAATCAAGTGACGATTTAACAATGAAAAGACGTATTTTGATTAAGAATTAGTGCTAtagtctttttctttctttttctccttgTATTCCTCTGTATACCCCACATGAATCTATAGTTAAAGTAACCATAAATATGATTAGGGTTAGAGGTTTCAATTCCATATGCGTATCCTAAAAAGTTGCCGTTTTGTAAGCTCAAATTAGAATTTCTTCCTAATTGCCACTCATTCTGCAAAGAATTAATCTGGTTTGTATGTATcactaattttaatttgataaatgTCTTCTCAAAAAGTCTGAATTATGCTTCTCATTGCATAATTCGAAGCTAAAATAATGAGTCAGCTCGTCGAATTCGTAGGTGGTTAACCCAAGTTAATTCGATGAGCTGGCtagttttatgattttatcaCTAAAATGATCAAGTTATGACATAAAATTAAACTTTTCACAAATATAGGAacttttataagaataaaatactTAAGACATATAAAACATGACTAATTACGATTTCTATCTGCTTTGAAAACAATactataaattttgaaatattaaacCATAACCATAAATTGCTACATTCTAAAAACTCTCAAATTAAacctaaatcaacttcattttagcattatttttcatgaacaaataattaaaaactatattttcaataaaatcTTGAAAACAAAAAATCCAAAGTATCAAAAAACATCACAATAAACATAATTAATTTGTAAAGTCGGAATAAAACTAACCACATTTTGACATCATTTATCCTCAAATTGCTAAACcctaaatttttataaaaaccaTGATGAAGTGAAATCAACATCACACTAATTATAGTACACATAATTGGTCAACAAATAAGCAAAAGGAAGCAAAACTCATCGAAAAAAGTGGCGAAATCAGAAGGTAGAAGACGCTTTTCTCACGATGTGTGCGTGTTTGAATACATTGTATACGTTTCTCAAAATGCAccattttttcttgattttgtaaataataAAAGTTCTCATTTTGCGAACATTTTTAGTACATCTTCcctaaattagtaaaatatcgATTATTTACCTGAAAAAGAATATTtacttgaatttaattaattaatagtaatactgatgaatcggcgaattttcgatgatgatgaatgctcgtaaaaataaattacgacacagagaattttacgtggttcgatttactgaggtaaatctacgtccacggggagaaatgagggcaggtttgtattgcttgatctgcgaattacagcttacaacacagacttgctatatgattatttctctagagagattctaacctctttctatcagatctaagttctatttatatattgaactaagatcgtggcttgcatcaccaccctaagtcgtggatgtcgtgtaggtcatggcctaagatcgtggcctgagttgacgccacgtggtagtgggtgtgttggaagttgtggaaatcctgcatgggtccactaactccttgttcggtcgaatactgagaccgaactgctttggttgccgatctgagagtagagcttgatgccgacctgagagcagagcttgattggttggcttttaccgagctgtaggctgaggccgaactctttggtaatgccgaactcctccgaactctttggtaatgccgaactcatactcttccttgggctttgggctgatgggccgtcactgctgttgggcttgtttagttcgtaccccatcactaccccccccgaaagacgaagtgaatcacttcggcgaagcgagtcacttcggcattctggataaaggtacgggggaggctgacgtcaggggacgtgccttgcatgtgactgcattaaatgcgacagtaaaatccggccgttgaatcctgaaaaggtgggattcgaaacggtgcaacgattttgaaatcttcgccgaatctgataaatatgctctttcttcctcatttgaacacctttgctgttgcgtcttctatactctctctttctcgagaaattttcttccgctttccagagcttcttcagactttcttcactttcaaaaagtaagaagaatgtcttcttcttcttcttcggtgtcgggtagcggtaggaaaggggataaggggtcttctagccggaaagaatccggggagaagaccgtagagtattttcacagtatcttgagtaaggatactgtgatatcccttcacgagaaatattttttacctggggggaaggcggtggttcccgacgatgatcatagggctaacgacccgccggagggttatgccaccgtttacgaagcctgcttagaatgcgggcttcgttttcctcttcccccaccttttgtagagcttcttgatttttttcaactccctttaggtcaggtgactccgaactcttggaggcacttatcggcttttgctgccgaactgcgtaggctagataaggatctgtctctgagggcaatccttaattttttccagtttaaaaggaaaggatcttggttttacttgatccccttacagccttttagggccttctgcaaaaccaagtggccgaaatggcaaaaccgtttctttttttataataggacttcggctccgggctttccttggagaaggccgaagtccgtgattccccatcctcggttagaaccgttggccgagctcgagggcgagctcaataagattcctatgattaggaaacagtattcggaaactgagctcgtcaagggcgacctcgtgttcaatatctcgtcttcggacgaagaggccgagggtgaggatttctctttatctttatgctctactgctttaacgaagaaaactaaccttgttttcttgctttttggcagtgttcatgctgaataaggctatccgaaagtcctccgagcttgaggagccggagagagagaaggctaccagctcggcgcctgatgccgagaagaatccgaagaggcaaaagacctcttcgggtccaaagaagccggagtcgacttcggcaagtaggaaggggaagacccagaagcccccgagagcgccagagaaagacgtggtcttggcgcctccttcggagcatatctgtgagccatttttatggcccacggacttcgccgaggtgaattgtcttcttgattctttggcttggcttctgtcctgtatttttggtgccctctgttgacttttttccttatccattttcagaggaacgatatgctctccaagctcgtcgccgtcgaactctccaaagcgtccaacgactatgctgagatgcagaggaaattggcggctgcttgtcaccgggccgagcaggccgaggcaaactttgagaaagccagagctgctaggatttcggcccaggatgaagctcagtttgccaaaaaccagctcgtcatccagcgagagcagacgaaacggagtgatgctgccgccgtggttgcccagggggaggctctccgtgtttacacggagaaactctttttgagtagccagttctcggcttttgtcggtagtctggtaaggctaattgccgataagggcgagcagggggccgacgtcgtgctgcctctgtacagccgagagatagcagctcggcttcagaatctgccgctccttgaggagctcgcttcatcctcggtcctgctttctgcagaccgagtccggagttgtcgagctgatcgggacgagaacctggaggctatctttgcctccgtgggacccgtttcacccgcttcgacttacaacggagagggtgaggccgagccgctggagcgggaggccgaagtcgagcgagccgggcatccggagaaggaagccgatcaggagacgcagcagatcggctacggtggcgccgagcaggctggggagagcaaggaggcagaggctgaagctgaagcagagaaggaagctgaacctcaccgagaaggtggagacgaagctagcgaagtatgatttcgtctcccttctcttagtttagtttcttcctttatgtaaaatggccttgaagccctccttgtatagaaaattttttttttttcttatgaatgaaaaaattcttctttctgctcttgtgtcttcgtatagcctttcgtactctcttactcctgttgtggtttactacctgctcggtaagctgaaatgccgaactgacgtagctgctttgtattcttaactctcaaggagctggaggtacttcactggaagcggctgtactcttcggctttagacgaagctgagaaaagagctatagccgatcagacgaagaatgacgagcttctggctcgtttagtgaagctggatgccgataataaggacttagagtccgataagaatgatctggaggccgagctgaatacgaccattgctgagaggactgcgtacgaggattacatccgtgtgcgcgggggaatgaccatatcagatgttcagagtcgagttgacgaactgtgggaggaatataatgtactccggaggaacaatgcgctggagagctcggcttgccaacaagtcgtgacatcattgcggcgctgggcttctcggtacaacattgttctttctcggcgcccctccatagaaagattccttcggcatatcgcgccaacagatgctcgcactccagatcaaacctctggttcccttgttcaaaatcctactcccagccaacaacgaactccggaacagccggaaa is part of the Salvia splendens isolate huo1 chromosome 22, SspV2, whole genome shotgun sequence genome and encodes:
- the LOC121786203 gene encoding protein LATERAL ORGAN BOUNDARIES-like, whose protein sequence is MASSSSYNPPCAACKFLRRKCIPGCVFSPYFPPEEPQKFANVHKIFGASNVAKLLNELLPHQRDDAVNSLAYEAEARVRDPVYGCIGAITFLQRQVDRLQMELDASNADLIRFACSNVPLQATQPPPAGTRNGGRFYQAGGGVQISYDVPWNDIYNSHGGGMDGTN